TAAGATGGTGAAAAGCCTGTTTAAACATTATGTGGAAGGAGGGGAAGCAGATACGGGAGTCATTTGTACTTCTGATGAAATTTCAGATCGGTGAGCTCCAGGGGTTGTTTGGACTCACAGAGCACACAGACTGAGACCCACTAGTCCCATATCATAGCAGAAGTACAAAAAGAAGCTTGCCTTACTCAGGCTAGTGCCCACTTCTGAGTAACGTTGGGGCCTTTCCTTTTCATTGTTTTGCTTCCGCACaaattctgtttcttttaaaaaggctgGCACAGAATAAATTTCCAAATGATTTATATTCACCCCCCCTATTGAAACCAAGGGCAGCCCAAGGCCACAATCCCAAGAACACATATAGGGAATTACCGGTAAATTCCACTGAAACAAATTGGGCTTACTTCCGTGCTGTGTtataacaaaggggggggggagagaatatgaccttttatatatttatgtgtTATATTTGTAAATTCCATCGAAACTGAGTTGAGGACCTGGCATCCTGAGATATGCTATGTATTAACTATGATGTCACAAAAAATAACCAGTAATGATTTGCCTAACTacattttattgcttattttgttgttttacaaaaacatgcagagagagtgggagagagagaaactatttTCTTTTGAATTATTTTCAGCTGCTGTATCGATTATTTAGAACTATGTGGAACAGCTGAAAGTCCTCTTTATATGCTGCCacaaaaaagagacagaaaaattAGTTAATGGGATAGGTTTAAAAACACCTAAAGTGACTTTTTTGGTGGTAAATATATCCCTCATTATTTGTTTTTAGGTGAATGTAAATCACCACAAGGCTAATACAATATCAGAATATAATTTTATATGACATGGTGAAAGAAAAGCCTTATGTAGTGGAAGCTACCACAGGAATAGTATGAAAGATCTCAAAAAGGCTTTCAAGAATCCAATCAGTTTGCACTAAGCCAAAGAACTGAAACAGCTGCATTTTCATCCCTTGAATTTAACTGAATTCATCTAAGCAACAGAAACTTTAAGAAATTATCAGTAAATAGTAGGTAACATAAATTTAGGAAGAAATTGTTTGCAAATGGAATGGGAAACTTTACAGTCAAAAGGAAAACTTCAAGCATTAAGAATATATCAATCACATTTTCACAAGCAACAGAAGCCACAAGACAGTGGCTTTTAGTGTATAGATCTTACCTAACATGACAGTATGCTAATATCCACCCATCCTTGATTAGCATCAAATTTTCTGCTTTAAAGCTCATGTTCAAGTCTATGCCATAAGCTCCATATACATGAACCAGAAGTGGCATCCTGCGCAGCTCTTTAGAATTGGCTTTATGAAAAACTGTAATTGGCACGCAAGTTTCATCCTGAAAATGAGGGAGTATTTTGCATTAAAGGATGTTTCAGAGTTCACAAGGAATACACAGGTACAAAGGcttcaattatatattttaaacatgtttttcttATTACAGTAATTCCTTGGCACTTTGCGCAAAAGCACTCTTGACAAATGAAACGGAGATTAGCCTGCCACTGGGTTCGTTTACCAATGTGGAGCATAAAAACTCATTTAAATGCAACACCTGAGAAATCCATAAACCATGAAAGCAACTGGCTCCTCCTGCACCCTCTAATGATACCCATCTGTATTATGACCTGAGCGGCTTAGCACTTAGTGCAGCAGCAAAGCTTTTGTTATAAACTTAACATTTCtatatacatttatatttatCTTAAAGCTTGTAAGTTTGAGATGTATTTTCCCCTGTGTGACTGAAAAAGTCAAGTTACTTTACTCTCCTTTGCATTTCATAAAGATTTAACACACACGAGAAAAAATTGTGGGAGGGGATTTCTGCATGAATATTATTTGCTGTCACACATTACTTGTttctggttgtttttatttttatttatagtagGAGCAGGTGATGTCAAGCTGTCCTTCTCTTCCAGCAGGATAAACCAAGTATTAATGTGATAAGAGACAATCAGTAAGTCTCGTGTGCCATGACATTCTCTCTTGCCTAAAGAAATAACACCATCACCTTCAATATtctcaaaaagtaaaaacaggaaaaaaagcaaATTTAAACTTCCCGAATCTCTTTCTGCAGGGCTGAAAAGAAACACTCACAGGTCTAGTGAATATGCACATCTAGAGGCCATTATATGGTGTCAATTTCTATTTTCCTTCCagttgctgctttaaaaagggcaggaagagaacagaaagtCTTACCTTGCTTTTAGCTTCTAATCGTACAGTGTGACAATTCATTGTAACTGGCACCTCTTGCTCAGTGTGCTCAATAAGGCTGTTTTTCATCAATGAATATGCAAAACGTACTGGAGGTTGAACTGGGGAGATGAGCCAAAAGTAGAAAGTGCTGGCGGTGTACTCAGGATGAGGATCCAATTCAAATGAACAGGCCCAGGCAGGTAGCTGGGAGTAAAAAAAACCAGTTAGTAATACCCCCCTCCCCAGTCTTTGAGATTTTCTCTACATAACTGAATCCCAGGCTTCCCCTCTGATGAAAGGATTCAAACTTCAAGCTTAATTAACTTTGGCATATGTGTTTGCCAGGAGTtgcttccccgcccccctcccttcctctctgtaAATTAAGAGGGGGGAAAAGTCAAAAGAAACAGTATGACAATGAAGGCAACAATTTAGCtaactttcccccttccttaaaAGCTGCTTAATGAGGTTCAACAATAATGCAAGTGGAAAACAGAATATTACGTTGTTTTGAAACAAAGGGAGCGAGCAAAGCAATCAAATCACCTTTAAAAACGATAATATTGGCATTAAgaaaacacagccattgtgatGCTTATGTATCTGTTTTAGGGATGTTTGTCTTACCGACCCCTGGCACCCCTGTATAATTTGGAAGTTTTGAAaatctttcttctccccccctctgTCTGCTCTCTCACTCTATCCAACTTGAAATGCAGCCAAGTCAACGTCAGTTATTGCGCTGAGGCCATGCATCGGCTTTGCAGAGCTCAGCCACTTAGAATCCTTGCCTCTGACTCTATTCCCAGCGCTAGCCACTGTGAAGAACAAAATCATTTTTTTGGCACAGCTACACTCAGAAACTCAGGGCTATTATGTTTTAAGACTTAACACTCCTAGAAATGAAAAGAATCAGGATTCATTCTCTGAGAGCAGCAGGGTCTCTTACCCACTGCTTACTTTCTTTTAAGGAGTTCTGGTTAGTAGGTTGATAAAGGCTTTGGGAATTGTGGCAGTCAGAGTCAAAAAGCTTTACACAGAAAAACCGCACTCCGTGTAATTGATTAAAACCTGAAGAGGATCATTCTAAAAAGTCTAGAAAATCCTACAAAATGGGTACTATATTTAACTTGAATGCTACAATTAGGAGAATGGTTGGGGAGTGCGTAAGTTTACCCTTTTATTGCAAGTATGCTAAGTgaaattttgaaatattttcagaTAACTGAGTTTTAAGGCAGGAGTTAGCCTAAGGTTTTTAAGAGACAGAGCTTTTGTCCTTTGATTTATAAAGTTCAAAAGAAAGCCTGGATCGACAAAGTTATGCTTTAAAGAAGGAAATGTGGTCAATTTTATCTAATAGAGTTAATCTTAGACAAATGAGGCTTTTCAGTTAATTAAAAGAGTTATTTATATAGGGTTACGTCAACACCGTATGCAGAAATTTACTATGGAAATAAATCAAGGTTCAGGTATAAGGATTCACTTTTTATGTATGTAAGCTAAACCACTAATGGTTTTTCATTTATGCTAAAAAACCAACCAATATTTTGAAACACTGTTTTGCTTTGAAAATAAGCATTTAGGAAAAAGCTGTGCtattaatactaatactaataccactactactaatttatttctaccctgcccatctggctgggtttccccagccactccgggcggcttccagcaaaagattagaaatacattaaaatatcagtcactaaaaacttccctaaacagggctgccttcagatgtcttctaaatgtcatgtagttgtttatttctttgacatctgatgggagggcgttccacagggcgagcaccactaccgagaaggccctctgcctggttccctgtaatttcacttcttgcagtgagggaaccgccagaaggcccttggcggtGGACCTCAGTATTACATTTTGCTAGCTCCAAAACTGTCCCACAGAGACAAATCTGGGGGAGCAACTGATTATTTTTACAATCAACAGCACAACGTCCTCCATTTCATTATTAAAAACAACTTctaaaataaagcttttaaaatgaTCATCTTGTTCATTAGTCAATTGGACTTTATTCCATCATTGAACCAGAATTGGGTAGCAGCCCTACAAGCAAAGtaaaaacacactttaaaagtGGGGGCGGGGGCTCAGGACTTTTGGGTCACCGCCTAACAGGCTGATACTATAAGCAACCATTTAACCAAGGCTAATGGCAGCACAATGTAGTTGTTATCCTATATGCTCACAGCATAAAAATCTGCAATGCAAGAGCTACAGAAACAAAAGGTAATTCCATAATGGTGATAACCATTCCCTCAGTATCCTTAGAAAGTCAGAAGTAAATTCAattgagttcaatgaggtttAGTTCCAGGTAAGTGGTTGTACAACTGCAGTTACaatgttttgttcttgttgtttctAGATCTACTATTATCTAAAATGATTACTTTCCGAAATACTGTTTCCCACACTATAATTCATCACCCTTGCAGTCAGCACTATAAGGCTGTATGAAACGCACAACCAATGCTATTTTccttgaaaaagaggtgccggaactcaccatgaacacctcctgtgttctcttataatggcaaaggcgcccacttgagaggtgccggaactcagttccggagAGTTCTGGCTTTAAAAAAGCCTTGTGTATCATTTATGCCAGGGGCCACCAAACTTACCTTGCCTCGGGCTGTTTCCTCCGGTGCCGACCGCGTGGCGGaccggagggcaggggagtgcGCGCCCATATGCGCGTGCGCTAGCTTTTCCCGCCATGgcacagcactggaaatagcttgtgcacgtgtGCACGGTCCTCcacagacccggaagtgtgccggaaatgacgcttgcgcatgcgcaaaagctatttccagcaCTGCACTGTGCCaaaaatgacgcttgcgcatgtaTGCAAGCTATTTCGGGTGCTGCGccaacccagagatgggcagccgcgctgcgccggtaagagcgggcggcgtcAGGGGTCGTCAGGGGCCAGATAATTGGCTTGCGTGGGCCATATGCGGCCCACGGGCCTttatttggggacccctgatttatgCTACCTTGATTATATTATAGTTTTTTTCTGTATCCCTGGAGGCATCTGAATAAACCAAGTTCAAACTACAACTTGCCCTTAATTTATACATTAACCTTGAGCAATAAAATACTAAGCTTAaaaatgtgtgggtgggtgtataaaGCAAAACATTTACCTTAACGTTGTGAACTGAGTTTGacacaaaagaaaaaatatcTAAATACAGATGACCGCAGAACTTCAGAAATGCAACACAGTAGTCTTTGAACATCTCTAAGTCAATTAATTTGGTACTTTCTTTCACTGTGTAAATGGACAGCCAGTTCTCCAAACCACATGAGTCAAGTGGAGCTTTCATTAGCTACAAAACAAAGAAGAGTCCAAACACCTACATGTAAAAAATGGAAATTATGCAATATGCAAACATTTTCAGAAAGCTGATCTTTTCCCCAGCTACTAATATCCTTACAGTAGCAATAGGTGACATGTTAGCAGCTTAGTGTGATGTTACCCCTGACAGTTCTGGATATTCCAGAGAGGTAGTGCTTAGTTGCTTCATGGCATCTGAACAAGTATGTTCCTACTCGTCTTCAGATGAAATGGTAAACCTATAATCTCTCTCCCACTGTCCTCTGTAGCAGGAGGTCATGTATATACAGTATACTGCATATGGATGTTAAATTTTGATCATTTGAGGGTAATGCAACAAAAGAAGGAATAACCAACCAAGTAACACGTTTTCAGTTTCTCCTCAAGTACCAGCCATAAATCAAGAAAGTGCCCAGCTGAGCAATACTTTATATTTCTTTTCAACTATTTTACAGTGTTTCCTATAAGCTTCCACATATCTCAGCAGGAAGGACAATAAAAAGATGAAATGGAGTCCACGAGGGCACCAGAGCTAAGGAGTGGAAATTGACAGAATTGCATTTCTAGAACAATGTATACTATGAAAGCGAATTTAATGATGGAAACTGTGATAGATCTATACTAACCCTGGAGGTCGAAAACTCTTCTGCTTTTTATGAAAGAGAATAGGAAATAGTAGCAGAAGCTCCTTCAGTGGAATTTCAGAGCCATCTTTTTGAAATACATAATAACAAAAATATAGAATTATTTCATATGTCTGTACTGTACTTGAACTAGCACCAACCTACCGTGAGGGTGCTATTCAAGGAATGAATGGGATTGTGTAGTTTTGCTGGAGAAGGGATATccatttgctgcttttaaaattcaACCAACCAGTTTTTAAaggactaaataaaataaataaagtggaaggtCTATAGAATGATGCAGCATTGCTTCACATGAAGGATATAACCTTGTTCATGTTTGCCTCAGTGTGCTAAGTGACTGCTGTGCTGTTAAGAGTtacgggggtgggggcagaatgaTCAGTTTCTAAATaaccaaaaacaattaaaaccacaataaaacttcaaaataAATTGAAAACTTGTGGGGAAATGAATTATGATGCTTGTCATTAGTAATGTCAAATTATTACATTTTCCCCCCAGAGCTTGTGTTTTTGAAACATGCATATCCTAAGTGCCCATTGTACTGAAAGCATCTACTAATTTACACTCTATTCTTCTAAATGTATAGAAAGCATTTTTAAGTCAATCCAAAGACTAACTAATTTAACTGATCAATAACTAAACATTGCacccctgcttgcttgctttctctaTTACATTTCCAAGTAATGAAGAAGATAAGGAGAGGGCTGTTGGAGCAGACAAAAGcaccatctagtctagcatcctgtcctgacagtggccaaccagatgcctacaagaAATCaagaagcaggacatgagcgcaggagcactctccccacttgttcTCCCCGGCAGCTGGTATTCATATGCAGTTATcacagctagtagccactgacagccttatcctacatgaatttgtccaatcctcttttaaagccatccaacatGGTAAGGGAATCTACCATCTCATTATCCTTACTTCACCCTATCTTTATAATAATGAAGGTGTCTAGAACACAACACTACAAAATCCAGAAGTCCAGCTGGGCTCACTCAGTTTAAAGTGTATTCCATTCCAATGGCTGGATGTCTCCTCTGAATGATTTTTCCCCCCTGACCCATTTTTTTAGTGCATGTAAGCTGGGTGGAGGAAAGGAGGATACATGTTAGGGACCATGCCCAACCCATGCACCTGAAAGCCATATATGGACttttaaaagtattaaaaaaatttttttggggggggatattgAATAGTTTGGATCTGTTGCTACTAGAAGTTTGAAGCAACCTAAACACTTACTTGCATATCAGCATCTTgtacccactggcggaggaagggggatgTGGTGGGCGCAGTacgccccaggtgtcatctcggggggggggaacatcaCCCCCGCCCCCCGGAATGCtcaccccgccccctgggatgctcgccccacccccacaggtgactagcccctgcccccaggtgcacagcatgtgagccactccgggtgctggagcagctagctccgcctctgcctaTATACCTTGTATCCCACTGGGTCTCCATATGTAGTAAGAATGTACAACTCATCGTTTCTGTGTTCAACGTGGTAAATGACTCCTTCTGTTCGTTGTTGCACAAGAACAGGAGACttaaaagggtggtgggaatcaaCCAACCACACTTCAGAGGCATTCTTGCTGTTACTGTTTATAGTCAGAAAGCGCTTGTCTTTTGTGCGGTAGAGATCCACAAAATATCTGCAAGGAAACAACAAACTATTAGCAAACATCACCAGTAGAGATAGCCAAGATATTTGGATAACAGAAGTTTCCAAAAAGGGTGTGGGGGGTGCTACCCATTGCCATTTACAGTAACATGAGTCTAGGGATAAAGTCTCACTCAATAAAGCAGATTCCTATTTGCTGATCTACAGTGGGGCTGTATTTGCCTCTTGGCAAACAATCAGTTCAGATCTCTGGCAGGAGTCCTCTGTCCCTCCCCCAGCAGTTTGTCTCGCCCACTTTTTGCTTTGGCTCCATCTCATTGGCTTAAGGGCTGCACACTTTTGGCATGTGGCCTTTGACTGATTACCCCCAGGGCAATGCAGCTTTTGACTGGAGATGCTTTGGAATTTGGGACCTTTTGCTTCTGAGCTCTGGTCCTTTCCCTGTCATGACTACATCATCACATTTTTGCATGTGCATAGCAAGTACCATAGCTTGACATCTACTCCAGAATATGAAATCTTTCAAAATATTTAATCATTGTATATTACTTTCACTGAGGAACTTTGCAAGCCACATCCATATCTAACAATACATGAAAAGTATATTGGGTTGGATAAAGACTTAGTTGGACATAGGTGGCaaggaaatcaatgggacaaattGTCATGAattaagtccactgatttcagtgggaactaaATCCAAATAAGAATGGATCCagtcctctatctatctatctatctctgagTGCATTCAGTTTGTTCCTTGCGTAACACTGGAGTTTAAGGTTCTCTTTTAGTCTGCAATTCTCACATTTTCATGTTTCATTTTTACAGGTTCGCGTTTCATTTTAAACCATTATCTCATGTACAGTAATGTGTAGAATTTAGGCTCCACAATCTATTTTACAACTTTTTGAAAAGGCAGATTGTCAGCTTCATGGAAGGAAAGGTAAAGAAATGATTCAAGACATAAATATTAGAACAAGAGGTTGTTCAAAAATTTATTCAGCTTTCTTTCCAAAGGACTAAAAATCAGGGCACAGACAAACTAATGCAGGACAGGACTTATGAAGTTGTGGACCTTTTTATGCATAAAACCCAGCAAATTAGCCTCTTTGTCAATGGAACTGTAACTCTTCCAAGAAAGCTACAAGCTGACCTTTACTTCCTTCTTTTtaggaaaaagaaatatttctggggtttcccccccccctaaaaaaaacccacaagtatTCGATCAAAACCTGCTCTTGGTGCTTACTTTCAGCACACAGATAAGTGCACCAAGTCAATATGGTTTGCATTCTAAGAAATGAGAAGAATTCTATGAATGAAACAGGACTTCCCCAACTCCCTTGCAGATGCCTCATGATGAGCTGCTTCTGAGGATTGAGGGATGCTTGGGAATTGTACCTAATACAGTATGGGGAATGGGAGAGCTGCAGTTGCAGGTAGGGAAGCAGCCAACATCAGGAGACCTCCATTGTATAAGCAAAAAGGTCTTTTGCTTGAGCTGTAACCTGGCGGGATCCAAGCCTATATTCATTTGCCCTGTGAGCAAATAAGGAACTAGCTATGTTttgtctggaaaaaaaaaattccttccagtagcaccttagagaccaactaagtttgttcttggtatgagctttcgtgtgcatgcacacttcttcagaaacggaagtcaccagacccttaaatatagtgagggagtggggaggggtattactcagaagggtggtgggaatgggtgatcagctgataggtgtggaaaacctgttgatgactgcaatttttacagggtcttacagggaaaggcaaggggtgagatggttaaagatagctttgtcatgtataatgagataagaatccaatgtctttgttcagacctggtttctccatggttttaagtttggtgattagttgcaattcagccactggAGAAGAATAAGAGGGCATATAATAAAACTCTTCAAATAATTTATATCCATTACATAGAATGGGCAAAGATCTGCTGCCCCACCTATATACATTTTGATTTCCCAAGAGCAATGGGGAGGGAATGAAATCAGACAGCATCCAAAGCACTTTTGACCAAGGCAGCCCATTTTCCAAAGAGCGGGACCAGGGTCCAAACAAAATCTTGTGGTCAGTGCACACCCCTAATATTAAGCTAGAAATGATTTTTGGGTCCACGTACTCCTCTTTCAGACCTCCAATTGCATACTGACAGTAGTGTTTTGATCCTGTCTAAAGCAAACCACATTTTCCCATTACTTACAAAATGgatcacacagagagaaaactgTTCAATATATTCAGTTACCTTGTATCGTGTTCCGTATAAACAAGCTCAGAATGTTTTTTATTAAAATCACATAAATACACATGACGACACTGTAGGTTCTTCTGGGTGGTATAGAAGAGAATCTCATTTGCAGCCCATTCTGGGGGATGGAGGGGGAGCAAGGAAAGTCAAATTAGTGTTTTTGCAATTATGGAAGGAACCAGGATTTTAGTTTTGGAATTTGAGAAATCCATTGTGTTTATTTATGCCAAGttgaaaatgtgaaaataaaaaaaaaacttccaagcACACACAGTAGTCTGTGTATGACCCTTTGGATCTCAGTCACTGACCAGAAGCTTGAATTTAATGTGAAGAACGACAGATAACCAGTGCAGGCTTAGAACCTTTCCTTCTCTTACACAATAAGCATGTAATAGTTTTTCACTGTTGAGTTAGATCTAGTCATCTTTCTTCAATTTAATCTTCCTGCTCCTTCCCCCCCAGCACCTGATGCAAAATATTTCATCATGGTGAATATTAAAGTTTCCTCACAGCTAGCGTAAACATGGCAGCTTTGAGGATGCAGCTGTGAGCAAAAGCAATTGGTGCAGTgctgcacctcctccctcctgacAGCAATGTCACTGCCACTTATTGGGATGGTCCGAAGGTGGGATAGAGCAGCAGTGAGATTGGCTCTGCGATACACCCACACAGCCCTAATCTGACCTCCTGCCTGTGCATCCATGCAGCTCCCACCTCGCTACCACCCTGTCCTGTCAAGCCAACTTACTCCTGTTTGCAAGTACCTATTGAGCAATGCCCATGACATCACTCATTATAAGTGACACAAATTTCCTTTCCAGCAACACAAATGCCATcatcaacttttattttatttggaggcTGAAACAGGGATCTATTTAGACAAATTACAAATGCATGGGCAACATCTGATAAACCTGAATGTTGTGAAGATTCAATAATAGAAGTCTGGTCTTCCATCTGAGATATGTTACATTACAAAGGAAAGAGGTTTATGCTAACAGCTTACCAAAGCTAAAGACATCTGGGATGATACATTCCACTTTGGGTAATGTATCTAATTTCACAACAATACACGCAGACTCTTCAGAATGTGCACTTTTAATCGCAGCAGCCATATATCTATGATCTGGGCAAATTCGGATGCGCTGGATAAGGGAATTAGGAAATGGTAGTGCTTCTGTACTAAGCAATATTTCATTGTTTCCTTCATCTAcaatgcaagaaagaaaaagcaatacTGTAAACCTAATACAAAGAACAGCTATTGTTTCTGTGtactttttgtgctttttataaaTGCAGTGTTTTCTTATTAAGTAGCAATGTATACATGAACGTTGATCCAGCTAAAGATAGTCATGGAACAAATTAGGTATGACAAATCTATGTCCCAGTTCTTCAAACGAAATTAGAATGCAGCTCTAAATCCCACTTACCTGAGTGCCACTGAATTAAGAGAGATTTACTTTCgtgcagacatgtataggattacacgGACTGTCACAGCTGAATGAATAAGACTGTGCTACTTGTTTATTTGCTTGATAATGCTATCTTAACTAATACTAATGGCAATATTTGTACTGTCCAGGTGATAAAGATTCCATAACTAGCAAGAAGCCCGCCGACCCCAGCGGAAATTCCCTTGGAATGGGGTGGGCTGGCTTTTTAAGCACAGAGGACTCTCTGGAATGGTGTGGGATGCAATCTGAATGGTTGCAGTCAGACTGGGGAAAATTGGTAGAAATAGGGAATCCCTCTTACACAAGGAGAAATACCTTCCAGTTGTAGGAGGGGCTCTCTGGATTCCACCCAATAATTTTGACAAAAGAAAAGCGTGACAAAATGTAAAGCTTTATTACTTTACATCTGGCCTTTTCATCAGATTTTTGCCCCTAAAATTAGGTTATTTCAAATGTACTGTGTCAGATTATGAAGCAAAGCCCAACATATGGCTCTTAGATATGAACAACTGCCAGCCTACTGATTTCATGTAGATACTGAAGAGCATAGAAGACAGAATAGATACTCTGGGCACTTCATATGCCAACGGTCATGAAGTAGAACAGAAGTCTCCCAGCACCAACTGGGTCCATCCTATCAGGAACGACTGAAGCCAACACAAAACTGTATCAGGGCGCTAATTTGATTCTACAATTGAATCAAGGATATTTGGGAACAATTATATTGATAGCTTGGAGTCATTTCCCTATCTCAGGCTGTGGTTAGAGCCTTGGCAGAAGCCTTGGCAAAGCAGTGGGAAACTCCCTCAGAAAATCTTCTGGGTCCACCAGTCACCAAGGGTGGAGAGCCAGTGGTAGTTAGGGAGACCATGCACTCCCAAACTACTTCAGACAAGAAAGTCATAGAATGGATGCTGAAATCTCCCAGGTCCAGTAGCCTTAAGagtcttcaccaccaccaccacctctggtAGGACACAAAACATTGCTAAACCACTCTTTGTTGTAATTCGGTTTGACTgccagtttttgttgttgctaaaacTGTGCATGGAAATACTGAAAACAGTAAAAAGAAACCACCCTGGGCAACAAGAGGGACTCATACCTACTTCTCCCAGCTTCGAACGAAATATGCAGCCATTTTCTTCAAAGTAAACATACTCGCCAAACCTAATCTGTTTAAAATGAAGACAGACATGAATCCAATACAAAATCTGCAGAATTAGGTCATCATCTCACAttaggagttacaggtaggtagctgtgttgatctgtcatagtcaaaacaaaatagaaaattccttccagtagttggtctctaaggtgctactggaaggaattttttattttttaatttgttttaatctcACATTAGGAGTCCAAATATTTTTCTGAAGCTTCTGCATAACAAACTGAACTCTTTTGAAGTTTATGGAACACACAAAGAATAAGAAACAATCAGCATCAGCAAATAAGGTTTATTAATGTAATTATCCTAATTACTAATTACTCACGAAACAATTGGGATACTGGTGCATCCCCAGATATTTGGCCATAGGCAGGGTCATTCTCTCCTCCAACCCAGGCTGCTGGaaggttttaattgtttttaaattgagtgtggggtggtggtggtggttattgttgtttctttttattgaggGAGGAGAGATGTGTCTGGGATGAGAGGAGCTGGGGCAAAACACAGCGGTTC
Above is a window of Lacerta agilis isolate rLacAgi1 chromosome 3, rLacAgi1.pri, whole genome shotgun sequence DNA encoding:
- the PREPL gene encoding prolyl endopeptidase-like isoform X2 — translated: MFLGSIYFLRLLKGSTGHCKNHSKYSVSAVLRSCSQTKLQAFFFAKYLRNPCVVSHSHGAIQSWRFFSCKDLLESEQENWRACSAKYMAMTKRIKRRLEAYYDKYSSSLSSPVIRFGEYVYFEENGCIFRSKLGEVDEGNNEILLSTEALPFPNSLIQRIRICPDHRYMAAAIKSAHSEESACIVVKLDTLPKVECIIPDVFSFEWAANEILFYTTQKNLQCRHVYLCDFNKKHSELVYTEHDTRYFVDLYRTKDKRFLTINSNSKNASEVWLVDSHHPFKSPVLVQQRTEGVIYHVEHRNDELYILTTYGDPVGYKLMKAPLDSCGLENWLSIYTVKESTKLIDLEMFKDYCVAFLKFCGHLYLDIFSFVSNSVHNVKLPAWACSFELDPHPEYTASTFYFWLISPVQPPVRFAYSLMKNSLIEHTEQEVPVTMNCHTVRLEAKSKDETCVPITVFHKANSKELRRMPLLVHVYGAYGIDLNMSFKAENLMLIKDGWILAYCHVRGGGELGLRWHKDGSTTKKHNGIQDLQACIKLLHELGYSQPALTALMSVSAGGVLAGALYNNDPHLIRAMVLQAPFLDVLNTMLDPHLPLTIEEQEEWGNPLVDETCKEYIQSYCPYQNIRPENYPSAFITASENDQRIPLAGLLRYICKLRKAVQAFHAQDNCTKLKGLQMPNILLDVQPGGSHCAPSWDDSLNQASTQLAFLYKELGLEKRQ
- the PREPL gene encoding prolyl endopeptidase-like isoform X1, producing the protein MFLGSIYFLRLLKGSTGHCKNHSKYSVSAVLRSCSQTKLQAFFFAKYLRNPCVVSHSHGAIQSWRFFSCKDLLESEQENWRACSAKYMAMTKRIKRRLEAYYDKYSSSLSSPVIRFGEYVYFEENGCIFRSKLGEVDEGNNEILLSTEALPFPNSLIQRIRICPDHRYMAAAIKSAHSEESACIVVKLDTLPKVECIIPDVFSFEWAANEILFYTTQKNLQCRHVYLCDFNKKHSELVYTEHDTRYFVDLYRTKDKRFLTINSNSKNASEVWLVDSHHPFKSPVLVQQRTEGVIYHVEHRNDELYILTTYGDPVGYKLMKAPLDSCGLENWLSIYTVKESTKLIDLEMFKDYCVAFLKFCGHLYLDIFSFVSNSVHNVKLPAWACSFELDPHPEYTASTFYFWLISPVQPPVRFAYSLMKNSLIEHTEQEVPVTMNCHTVRLEAKSKDETCVPITVFHKANSKELRRMPLLVHVYGAYGIDLNMSFKAENLMLIKDGWILAYCHVRGGGELGLRWHKDGSTTKKHNGIQDLQACIKLLHELGYSQPALTALMSVSAGGVLAGALYNNDPHLIRAMVLQAPFLDVLNTMLDPHLPLTIEEQEEWGNPLVDETCKEYIQSYCPYQNIRPENYPSAFITASENDQRIPLAGLLRYICKLRKAVQAFHAQDNCTKLKGLQMPNILLDVQPGGSHCAPSWDDSLNQVPSLCSFLQLTRETAQISAIHCGDNCSHVVR